The segment TCGCCCCGTGATCGCAGGCGATGCCGGCGGTTCCTTTGGCGTGGCGCGGCTCGGGAGAAATCCCGAGCTGACAATTGCCGTGACCTCCACGAATACCGTGCTCGTCTCCTGGCCCTTGCCATTGACAGGTTGGAACCTCCAGCAAAAATCAAACCTCAACTTGGCAAGCTGGAGCACACCCACCGAAACGGTGCATAATGATGGCACAAATAATTTCATCATCGTCAGCCCACCCACCGGCACCCGTTTTTACCGCCTGATCTATCCATGAAACCCTGAGCCGCTCCCCACCGCGCCAGCAATTAATTATTCGGTGGAATGAGACTCCGTCGAATTCTGACACCGTTGGTGATTCCATTCATCCCATCGAGCTTATCCGCGCACGCGACCCATGATTGCAATCCTCGCGCCAGCAAACAATTGTAGGGTAGGGCGTACCTCTGGAGACTGTCTCAAAACTTGAATGTGTTTTTTGGGGGGAGCGTCCAAGAAAATGATGGCTCACGCGATTGCTCCTGATTACGGACAGCAGTTTATTTTCCCTCCAGCCTTGGAAGACTGGGTGCCCAAGGATCATCCGGCCCGCTTCCTGCGCGAGTTTGTCGACCAGCTCGATTTGTCATTGCTGGGTTTCGTCATGCCTTCAGCCACCGAAGGCCGTCCGCCGTATGCGCCCAGTCTGCTGCTCAAGATCTGGCTCTATGGTTATTTTCACCGCATTCGCTCCACGCGCAAACTGGAGGCAGCCTGTCGGGAGCACTTGTCCCTGCTCTGGCTGACTGGGCTGATTCAACCTGATCACAACAGTCTCTGGCGTTTCTGGCGTGATAACCAAAGGGCATTGCGCGAGATTTTCAAGCAAACCGTGCAGGTGGCCGTGCGAGCTGGCTGCGTCGGTCTGGCGTTGCAGGCTTTGGACGGCACGAAAATCGAAGCCTGCGCCGCCGGCCCCAGCAGTTGGAGCCGCGAATATATGGAAAAACTTTTGAGCGCGCTGGACGAAGCCCTGGCCCATACCGAGCTGGCTATCGTGCAGGAGGAGCGGGCACAACCGGGCTATCGTCTGCCAGCTGGCCTGGCTGAGCGTCAGGCGTTGCGGGAACAAATCAAAGGCGGTCTGGCGCAACTGGCCGCCGACGGGCGCGCTTACTATCATCCCGTGGAGCCTGAGGCCCGGCGCATGAAGGTGGATGGCAAAAACCGCTTTGCCTATAACGCGCAAGCCCTGGCTGATGAGAAGACGGGCGTCATCGTGGCCTGTGAGGCCACCCGGCAGGAGACGGACGTGGAACAGTTGGTGCCGATGATTGAACAAGGACGTGAAAACGTTGGCATCGCCGCGTTGAACACCCTGACCGTGGCCGACACCGGCTACGGAGCAGGAGCCGATTTGCGGGCAGCGAGTGAAAAAGGTTTAAATGTGCTGGCTCCGCCCATGGAGGGCTCCTCCACGGCGGACCAACCCTACGCCACGCGTTACTTCCACTATGACGCCAAGGAGCGGACGGTCACCTGTCCCCAGGGCAAAAAACTGGATCACGAAGGACACACCACCAACAAAGGCCAGCGCGTTGAGCGTTATCGCTGCCACTGGCGCGATTGCCCGGTGCGGGCGCAGTGCACGCGTGACCCCAAGGGACGGCAACTGGAAGTGCGGCCCCACACGCCCCAGGTGCAGGCGATGCGAGAGCGTCTTCAAGAACCACCGGCCCGGGCACTCTGGAGCCAGCGGGGCCAGATCATTGAGCGCATTTTTGCCCAGATCAAACAACATGAGGGCTTCCGTCGGTGGACTGTGTGGGGACTGGCAGCAGTAAAAACCCAGTGGGCCATGCTGTGCGCAACCCTCAACCTGCGGGTGCTCTATCAAACCTGGCGGACAAAAAGGGGAACCCGGCCGGTGGGTGCACAAATGGCGGCTCGGCTGATGCGGCAACGCAAAAAGTGGGGCTTCGCACTCACAACCGCTACCCGGCATATGGCAGGACGAAGATCACCGTTAGCGTCTTCTACTTTCTTCGCCCGCTCCAACTCGAATCAAGCCTGTGCTAGCTAAAAACTTTTGAGACAGTCTCTCTGCGGACGCCCTGACATGGCCCGCGATTTAATCCCTCTGAATTGCTTCCAACCGCGCACGCGCCCCACGATCCATTCCCACCTGGATTTTTTTCCGACGTTATAAATTATCCATTATCAATTATCCATTGATTCCCGTCTCCACCCTCGCACCCTCCCCACGACTCAATCCCACCTCACCGGAGCGCCGGTTTCCAAACCGGCTTGGCCTGACAACAAACCGGGCACGCCCAACGCGTGCGCGACCCATGCCTCCAACCAAGTGCGCCAGCCATCAATTGGCGTATGGAATAATGCCCGCATGGAAACGCCCCGTCTGGAAAGACCTGCCGCGCGTTCCCTGACATTGCCTCAGATTCATGAGGCATGAATGAAGATGGAGAAGATTGACAGACAGTCCGTGGAGTTCCGAAGCAACAAAGCATTCAATTTCCAAACAGCTTCTGCTAAACTATTCGATAGCGTATCTTTAATGGCAAATAAAATGACCACCCCTGATCGCAGTACGGCCGCCGCCTTTCCACAATATCTCGCAGGCGAAGTGGTGGCAGATAGCGTGGCGCTCCAATGGCCAGGACTTTATGCCCGGCGCTGGCGGCTTCCACGCGTGGTGGATCATTTTCTCGTGCCCGCCACTCCAGAACCTCACATTTCCTGCAATCTTCGAGGTATGGCGGAATTCCGTGAACGGGACGTGGGTGGGACATGGATCACGCGACAGATCCACGGAGGCGACCTGTTTGTCACACGCTCGCGCACACCATACGAAGTAGACTTCCGGTCTCCGCCCGGCGAGGAACTCGATAACCTTTCCATCCACATCGCCGTTGAGCCGTTTTTGGGCGCGCTTGAGGCGCGTTATCCAGGAAAGGCAGACCACGTGCAGGTCGTTGATTATTTTGGACGCGACGAAATCCTTTGGCCCATCTGCCTCACCTGCGCCGAGCTTCTCGCCGCACGCGTGCCCGGCAAATCGCCCCTGATCGCAGCGCTCACTCAACTCTTCGCCGCGCATCTGGTTGAAAAATACACCGATGCCGCCGCCAAAACGCTAGCCTATCGCGGCGGCCTCCCCATTCGCCAACTTCGCAAGGTCGAGGATTACGTCACCGGGCATCTCGCAGAGGCAATATCAATCGAACAACTCGCCGAACTGGTGGAACTGAGTTCCTCGCATTTTGCCCATGTTTTCAAGGAGTCCACGGGCATGACTCCGCTGCAGTTTGTAACCCGCCAACGTGTCACGCGCGCCCAGCAATTGATCCGCGAAACTTCACGCAGTCTCATCGACATTGGCCTCGAAGTGGGCTACACCAGCCCCAGCCATTTCGCGCAAGTCTTCCGACGCGTAGTAGGCGTCACTCCAAATCAATTCCGAAGCTCGCTTTAAAACAGATTCTTAGTTTCCCGCAGGATTACAACAGGGAGCGCAGGATCGCGAGAGAAGGACTCATTCACTTGAGGCAATGTGCTTGCGTTAACCCGATATGGGAAACGCGAAACAGTGCAAACACGATGAGACAATCATCAGCTACGACAGATTCATCGGCCCGAAGTAGATTGATCACAGAGGAGAGACTGATGAAGAACGAATTTATCAAGAGAACGAAAGGACATTTATGCGTGCAACAATAATGTATTGTGCTGGCGACGTGCGGGTTGAAAACGTCCCCGACGCCACTATTGTGAATCCCACCGACGCGCTGGTGCGTGTCACTCGCGCCTGCATCTGCGGCAGCGATCTGTGGCCTTACAAGGATTTGGCCCCCACGGAAAAAGGCCGCCGCATGGGCCACGAGGCGGTCGGCGTCGTTGAAGCCGTTGGCAAACAGGTGCAGAAGGTCAAAAAAGGCGATTTCGTCATGATGCCATTTGCCTTCTCCGACGGCGAATGCGCGTTTTGCCATGAAGGCTTGCAAACATCTTGCGTTCATGGCGGATTTTTTGGCTTCAGTGAAGGAGTGGGCGGAGCGCAGGCTGAGGCAATTCGCATACCGTTTGCGGACGGCACGCTCTTCGTGCTGCCAGTCCGTGAGGATCACGCGCTGTTGGCTTCTCTGCTCACGCTCTCGGATGTAATGGGAACTGGCCATCATGCAGCCGTTGCGGCAAGAGTCGCTCCCGGCAAAAAAGTCGCAGTCGTCGGCGACGGCGCCGTCGGCTTGTGCGGTGTCATCGCTGCCAAACGCCTCGGCGCCGAACAAATTATTTTGCTTGGACGGCATCCGACTCGGATCGCGCTGGCAAAGGAATTCGGCGCAACGGACATCGTAAAGGAGCGGGGCGATGAAGCGATTGAGCAGGTTCGTAAGATCACTGGCGGCTTTGGTGCGCATTCCGTGCTCGAATCCGTCGGCACCGAACAATCCATGCTCACGGCTGTCAATATCGCGCGACCAGGTGGTGCGATCGGTCGCGTCGGAGTTCCTCATTATCCAAAGGCTCCTGCCTGGGAACCGACGTTCTATAAAAACATTACCATCAGCGGTGGCCCCGCGCCGGTCCGCGCCTATGTCCAGGAGCTGTTGCCCGATGTGCTTGAGGGTCGCATTCAGCCCGGCTGCGTCTTTGACCGCGTGATTGGCATCGACGAGGTGCCGGACGGCTACCGTGCCATGGACAAACGCGAAGCCATCAAAGTGATGGTGAAACCGTGAACTAAGGAAACATGAGAAAGGAGTAATAGCTTATGAACAGTAATGAGAATAATCCAAAGGACCGAAGCGCTCATGCCTTTCGCAAGATTGCGCCAGCGCTTGAGCGTTACACCGAAACAACACTTAACGAAGTCTGGCAGCGGCCTGATCTTTCTGCGCGCGACCGCAGTTTGGTTACAGTTGCAGTACTGATTGCACGCAACCAGCCAGCCGCGTTGGCCACTTACATCAATGGCGCACTTGATAGCGGAGTGAAGCCAGCAGAGATTTCTGAAGTGATAACACATCTCGCGTTCTATTCCGGGTGGGGGAATGCGATGGCAGCAACGAACGTGGCCAATGACGTTTTCGAGGAACGAGGGATTGGCACTGACGCGATTCCTTCCGCTTCAGGCCAGTTGTTGCCGCTCGACGATGCTGCCGAATCAAAGCGAGCAGCTGCAGTTGAACAAAACATAGGTCCCGTTTCACAGGGCGTGGTGCAATACACGAGCAATCCGCTGTTTCATGATTTGTGGCTGCGTCCTGCGCTTGCTCCCCGTGATCGCAGTTTAATCACTGTCAGTGCGTTAATTGCCAGCGGCCAAGTCGCGCAAATCACGTTTCACTTGAATCGTGCCATGGATAACGGCCTAACGAAAGCGCAAGCCTCAGAGGTATTAACCCACCTGCTCTTTTACGCCGGATGGCCAAACGTTATGTCCGCCGTGCCGGTAGTAAAAGATGTGTTCGAAAGCCGAAAAAAGTAAGTTTCTAAATTTCGCCATCCACAAATTCAGAAAGAAATATGAAAGCAACAAAGCAATCAATCCCGACCCGCACATTGGGTAAAGCAAAATTGGAAGTGTCAGCCATCGGCCTTGGCTGCATGGGAATGAGTTTTTCGTATGGACCGCCCAAAGACAAGAAGGAGATGATCGCACTTCTTCGCGCCGCAGTTGATCGGGGGATTACCTTCTTCGATACCGCGGAAGTTTACGGCCCACTAACAAACGAGGAATTGGTCGGCGAAGCGCTCAGCCCATTCCGTGGCCGCGTGGTTCTCGCTACAAAATTTGGCTGGGTGCCTGCCCGTGAAGGTGAAGCGAGATGGAGTCGGCTGAACAGCAGGCCCGAACACATCATGAAAGTCGTCGAAGGTTCCCTCAAACGACTGCGCATAGACGCCATCGATCTGTATTATCAGCATCGCGTCGACCCCGAGGTCCCGATCGAGGATGTCGCAGGTGCTGTGAAGGATCTTATCCAACAAGGTAAGGTTAGGCACTTCGGCTTGTCCGAAGCATCGGCACAGACCATCCGCCGAGCTCATGCAGTCCTTCCGGTTGCCGCAGTGCAAAGCGAATATTCTCTTTGGTTTCGCGAACCGGAAAAAGAGGTGCTGCCCACATTGGAAGAACTTGGGATTGGTTTTGTGCCATTCAGCCCTTTGGGGAAAGGCTTTCTCGGCGGCAAAATTGACGAAAGCACAAAATTCGATAGCTCTGATTTCCGCAACACCGTTCCCCGTTTCACTCGCGAGAATCGAAAGGCGAACCGCGCAATAGTTGAACTGCTTGAGAAAATTGCCGCACGCAAGCAGGCTACTCCCGCTCAAATTGCTCTCGCCTGGCTGCTTTCTCGGAAGCCATGGATCGTTCCCATCCCCGGAACGACTAAGCTGAGCCGATTGGAGGAGAATATTGGAGCACTGGAGGTGCAAATTTCTTCCGATGATATGCACGAAATAGAAATCGCTGCGTCGCGGATCACATTCCATGGGGCTCGGTATTCGCCGGAGCACGAACGGTTAGTCAACCGATGAAGGCATTGCGAAGCTGAGGAGGCCTTTTATGACATCAGGTTTTGAAAGCAAAGTCGCCGAAAATACGATGCCATACGCCATGTCAAAACTTAGGCCTCGAAAATATCAACAGCCGAGAGCCCATATTGAGACCTTGATTGCCCGAACATTCAAACGTGAAAGGAAATTACATGATGAAAAATCCATTGGACTTCAGCGGCAAGGTGGCGCTTGTCACCGGGGCCGCAGCCGGCATGGGGCTGGCGACGGCGCAACTATTTGCGGAAGCGGGAGCAACGGTCGTGCTGGCCGATTTCAAGGAGGACGCGATCAAGGAAGTAGCTGAGAAGCTGGTTGCCGCCGGTCACAAGGCGCTCGCCATGCGCTGTGATGTGAGTGACGATGCGCAAGTGGCCGCTTTGGTGGACCGGACCGTAAGCGAGTTCGGGAGAGTGGACGCAGCATTCAACAATGCCGGGGTAATGGCGCGCATCGCGCCAACCGCAGAGAGCACCCGGGAGGAGTGGGAGCGTGTTATCGGGATCAATCTGCGAGGTGTATGGAGTTGCATGAAGCACGAATTGCGGCAAATGGAACGTCAAGGCAGCGGAGCGATTGTGAACAATGCGTCAGTTGGCGCATTGACCGGCAACCCCGGTATTGGTTCTTACATCGCCTCGAAGCACGGTGTCATCGGCCTGACGCGGACCGCGGCGCTGGAATACGCAAAGAAAGGCATCCGCGTAAATGCTGTGAATCCCGGCCTCATTGATACTCAAATCGGCCACGATGTTTTTAAGGGGGACGAAAATGTTTATGCCGAAGCTGCAAGGAGCGTTCCGCTCGGGCGCGCTGGCAGGCCGGAGGAAATCGCGTCGGTGGTGTTATGGCTGTGCAGCCCGGGTGCGAGTT is part of the Pedosphaera parvula Ellin514 genome and harbors:
- a CDS encoding zinc-binding dehydrogenase, which produces MRATIMYCAGDVRVENVPDATIVNPTDALVRVTRACICGSDLWPYKDLAPTEKGRRMGHEAVGVVEAVGKQVQKVKKGDFVMMPFAFSDGECAFCHEGLQTSCVHGGFFGFSEGVGGAQAEAIRIPFADGTLFVLPVREDHALLASLLTLSDVMGTGHHAAVAARVAPGKKVAVVGDGAVGLCGVIAAKRLGAEQIILLGRHPTRIALAKEFGATDIVKERGDEAIEQVRKITGGFGAHSVLESVGTEQSMLTAVNIARPGGAIGRVGVPHYPKAPAWEPTFYKNITISGGPAPVRAYVQELLPDVLEGRIQPGCVFDRVIGIDEVPDGYRAMDKREAIKVMVKP
- a CDS encoding glucose 1-dehydrogenase; its protein translation is MMKNPLDFSGKVALVTGAAAGMGLATAQLFAEAGATVVLADFKEDAIKEVAEKLVAAGHKALAMRCDVSDDAQVAALVDRTVSEFGRVDAAFNNAGVMARIAPTAESTREEWERVIGINLRGVWSCMKHELRQMERQGSGAIVNNASVGALTGNPGIGSYIASKHGVIGLTRTAALEYAKKGIRVNAVNPGLIDTQIGHDVFKGDENVYAEAARSVPLGRAGRPEEIASVVLWLCSPGASYVIGHGLTVDDGMTVV
- a CDS encoding helix-turn-helix domain-containing protein encodes the protein MTTPDRSTAAAFPQYLAGEVVADSVALQWPGLYARRWRLPRVVDHFLVPATPEPHISCNLRGMAEFRERDVGGTWITRQIHGGDLFVTRSRTPYEVDFRSPPGEELDNLSIHIAVEPFLGALEARYPGKADHVQVVDYFGRDEILWPICLTCAELLAARVPGKSPLIAALTQLFAAHLVEKYTDAAAKTLAYRGGLPIRQLRKVEDYVTGHLAEAISIEQLAELVELSSSHFAHVFKESTGMTPLQFVTRQRVTRAQQLIRETSRSLIDIGLEVGYTSPSHFAQVFRRVVGVTPNQFRSSL
- a CDS encoding aldo/keto reductase codes for the protein MPTRTLGKAKLEVSAIGLGCMGMSFSYGPPKDKKEMIALLRAAVDRGITFFDTAEVYGPLTNEELVGEALSPFRGRVVLATKFGWVPAREGEARWSRLNSRPEHIMKVVEGSLKRLRIDAIDLYYQHRVDPEVPIEDVAGAVKDLIQQGKVRHFGLSEASAQTIRRAHAVLPVAAVQSEYSLWFREPEKEVLPTLEELGIGFVPFSPLGKGFLGGKIDESTKFDSSDFRNTVPRFTRENRKANRAIVELLEKIAARKQATPAQIALAWLLSRKPWIVPIPGTTKLSRLEENIGALEVQISSDDMHEIEIAASRITFHGARYSPEHERLVNR
- a CDS encoding IS1182 family transposase; this encodes MMAHAIAPDYGQQFIFPPALEDWVPKDHPARFLREFVDQLDLSLLGFVMPSATEGRPPYAPSLLLKIWLYGYFHRIRSTRKLEAACREHLSLLWLTGLIQPDHNSLWRFWRDNQRALREIFKQTVQVAVRAGCVGLALQALDGTKIEACAAGPSSWSREYMEKLLSALDEALAHTELAIVQEERAQPGYRLPAGLAERQALREQIKGGLAQLAADGRAYYHPVEPEARRMKVDGKNRFAYNAQALADEKTGVIVACEATRQETDVEQLVPMIEQGRENVGIAALNTLTVADTGYGAGADLRAASEKGLNVLAPPMEGSSTADQPYATRYFHYDAKERTVTCPQGKKLDHEGHTTNKGQRVERYRCHWRDCPVRAQCTRDPKGRQLEVRPHTPQVQAMRERLQEPPARALWSQRGQIIERIFAQIKQHEGFRRWTVWGLAAVKTQWAMLCATLNLRVLYQTWRTKRGTRPVGAQMAARLMRQRKKWGFALTTATRHMAGRRSPLASSTFFARSNSNQACAS
- a CDS encoding carboxymuconolactone decarboxylase family protein is translated as MNSNENNPKDRSAHAFRKIAPALERYTETTLNEVWQRPDLSARDRSLVTVAVLIARNQPAALATYINGALDSGVKPAEISEVITHLAFYSGWGNAMAATNVANDVFEERGIGTDAIPSASGQLLPLDDAAESKRAAAVEQNIGPVSQGVVQYTSNPLFHDLWLRPALAPRDRSLITVSALIASGQVAQITFHLNRAMDNGLTKAQASEVLTHLLFYAGWPNVMSAVPVVKDVFESRKK